The genomic interval CATTCCGGTCGAAATCCCGGCTGAATCCCCGGCTGCGTTGCGGCAAGTTCCCTCCGAGGAGAGGGGTTTGGGAGAGGGCCGGATTTGTAAACGCCGCGGAAACCCGCTTACCTGCGGGAGAAAAAGGGTAATTTAAGTTGTTTGGATAATTAGGAAATAACGATATGACAGACGAATTGATGTCGGAAATCAAGGCTCCGCGTACGGACGGGTCGATTATCACGGTGGTCGGAGTCGGCGGGGCCGGAGGCAACGCCGTGAACCACATGTGGAACCTCGGCATCCGGGGCGTGACCTTCATGGTCTGCAACACGGACCAGCAGGCGTTGGACAAAAGCCCCGTGGAGCGGAAAATCCGCCTCGGGGCCGAGGGGCTCGGCGCGGGCAACGATCCCGAGAACGGGCGCCGCGCCGCGGTCGAGACGCTGCCCGAAATCCGCCAGCAGCTCGAGGAGGTCGGTACGAAGATGATCTTCATCACGGCCGGCATGGGCGGCGGCACGGGTACGGGCGCTTCGCCCGTCATCGCCAAACTGGCCCGAGAGATGGGACTGCTGACGGTGGCCATCGTCACCTCGCCGCTGGCCGTCGAGGGCAAGATCCGTTACGAGCAGGCGTTCCGCGGCATCGAGGAGCTGCGGCAGAACGTCGATTCGCTGCTCATCATCAACAACGAGAACATTCTCGAGATCTACGGGCGTCTCTCGCTCAAGCAGGCCTTCGGCAAGGCCGACGACATCCTGGCTTCGGCGGCGAAGGGCATCGCCGAGATCATCACCGTAGAGAGCGATCTGGTGAACGTCGATTTCGCCGACGTCTCGAAGGTGATGCGCGACAGCGGCCGCGCCCATATGGCCGTGGCCGTGGCCGAAGGCGACAACCGCGCCGAGGCGGTGGCCGAGGCGTCGCTGCGCTCGCCGCTGCTGGACCACAACCTCATTTCGGGGGCGAAGAACATCCTGCTGAACATATCCGTCTCGGACGCCGATGCGCTCATGTACGAAGAGGTCGTGCGCATTCTCGAATACATCCAGGCCCATGCCAGCGTGCAGGACGACCGCGGCGTGATCCACAACGCCAACATCATCTGGGGTACGAGCGAGAAGCCGCAACTGGGCAACGCCATCGAACTGGTGGTGGTGGCCACGGGCTTCGAGGGCGACGAGGAGCAGCACGGAATGCATCCGATCGTGCCTGCGGCGCGCAATGCCGAGCAGCCTGCGGCCGAACCGGCGGCTCCGGTGCTGGAGCCGATCAAACCCGCCGCGCCCAAACCCGCTCCGCGCCAGCCCGAACAGGTCGTGCTCGGCGCCAAACCGACACGTTACAGCAATATCGAGGCGCTGCTGGCCAAGCCCGCCTACCAGACGCGCAACTCGGCGTTCGTCGTGCAGACCTCGGGCGGCCGCAAGGAGGTGCTTCGGGACGAGGCGGCCGGAACGTCGAAGGAGGAGCCGAAGGGCGGCTCGCTGTTCGATTAACTAATCGTCGGAAAGTTTGGAAGAGACCGGTTCCTGGATCGTATTCAACGGGTTCGAACCCCGCATTGCCGCGCTTTGCGCGGTGACGCTTTTCCTGTTGTGTGTTTCGGCGCTCGTGTCGGGGGCCGAAACGTCGTTTTTTTCGCTGTCGCACAATGACGTGAACCGTCTCAAGGCGAGCCGGAGCGCATCGGCGGGGGCCGTGCTGCGCCTGCTGACGGACGTGGACATGCTGCTGGCGACGATTCTGGTGGTGAACAACCTGGTGAATGTCTGCATCGTCATCCTCACGTCGGGCATCATCGACTCGCTGTTCACCTTCCTGCGTTTCGAGTTCCTGTTCAAGACCGTGCTGGTGACCTTCCTGCTGCTGCTCTTCGGCGAGATCCTGCCCAAGGTCCTGGCGCAGACCGTTCCCGTGGGGTTCGCCTCGGCCGTGGCGCGGCCTCTGCTGGCGCTGCGGCGGATTTTCTACCCGCTGTCGTATGCGCTGGTCCATGCCAGCAGCCGCATCAGCGAGAAAGCGGCGCACCGGAGCGAAATTTCGCTCGACGAACTGGCCGATGCCGTGGACATGACGCAGAGTTCCTGCCGCGAGGAGCACGTGATGCTTTCGGGCATCGTCAGCTTCGTCAATACCGAGGTGCAGGAGATCATGAAGCCCCGCGTGGACATGACGGCCCTCGATATCAAGGACGACTACGAAACGGTCAAGCGCACGATCATCGAATCGGGCTTCTCGCGCATTCCGGTCTATGAGGAGGACATGGACAACATCCGCGGTACGCTCTACGTGAAGGACCTGCTGCCCTATATCAACAACGACCGGGATTTCGCCTGGCAGCAGCTCATCCGCAAGCCCTTTTTCGTCCCCGAGCACAAGAAGATCAACGACCTGCTGGCCGATTTCCAGACGAACAAGATCCACATGGCCGTCGTCGTGGACGAATACGGCTCGACGCTGGGGCTGGTGTCGCTGGAGGACATCATCGAGGAGATCGTGGGCGAGATTTCCGACGAGAGCGACAACGACGAGTGCTTCTATACGCGCCTCGACGCCCGGAGCTACCTTTTCGAGGGCAAGACCCACCTGGGAGATTTCGAACGGATCCTCGAGCTCGGAGAGGACGCCTTCGCCGACGTGAGGGGCGAGGCGGAGACGCTGGCGGGGCTGATGCTCGAACTCAAGCGCGACTTCCCGCGCAAGGGCGACGTCTTTACGGCGCACGACATCCGGTTCACGGTACAGGAGACGGAAGGACACCGCATCGACAAAATCCGGGTCGATCTGTTATGAAACGATTGCTGACGCTCGCCCCGATGACGGAGGCCGAGGCGGCGCCCTGGGTGACCGGTGAGGAGCTCGCGACGGCTGCCGGGTTCGGTTCGGCGGTTCGCCGTGCGGAATTCCTGACGTGGCGGGCCGCCGTGCGGCGCGAGCTGGGGCGCGACGTGCGGATCGCCTACGATGCGAACGGCGCACCCTGTCTGCCGGGGCGCGCCGAACGGATTTCCGTCTCGCACTGCCCGGGCCGGGTGGCGGTCGTGCTGTCGGAGGGACCGTGCGCCGTGGACATCGAATCCGAGACGCGGAACTTCGGCCGCGTGATCGCACGGTACATGACCCCTTGCGAACGGCGGCTTTCGGAATCCGCCCTGTGGCCCGCCGTGGCATGGTGCGCCAAGGAGGCGCTCTACAAATATGCGGGGCGGAGGGAGCTGGACCTGCTGCGCGACCTGCGGCTGCTGGAGGCGGACCTCGGCGAGGGGTTCGATCCGCTGCCGGGGGTAAGTTCCGGTGTCGGAGTGACGGCGGCGTCCGCAGGGACCGGCGTTCCGGGCGAAGAGCCTGTCGGCACGGCGGACGGTGCGGCGGGGAAGGTGACGGGTTCCGTCTGCGGCGGCGCGCCGGTGACGCTCTCCGTGCTGCGAGCGGCGGGGTATCTCCTCGTCTTCCGGTATTAGAACGCCTCCGAAGCCGTGAAGAGAAAGGCCGAAGAGCGTTTCCGGTCCCACGGCAGATTCGGGTTGCCGTAGTTGCCCCAGCCGTAGTCGAGGCGGATATTCATGCGATTCTTGAATTCGAAACGGTAACCGCAGCCGAAGCTGCAAAGCGTGTTGCTCCAGCGGAAGCGGTTCGTGTCCCATACCTGTCCGCCGCCGATCCAGGCCACGACGCCGTGGCGGCGGTAAATCTTCTGTCGCAGTTCCGCCTGCGCCTCCACGAGCCGCTTGTCGCGGTAGCGCCCCTCGTAGTAGCCGCGCATGCGTTCCATGCCGCCCATCTTGGCGTACATGTGCCACGAAGGGGTTCCCGCCGTGGCGTCGGCATAGAGGTCGCAGGCCAATACGGCTCCTTTCCAGAGCCGCTGGTAGAAATCGAACGTCAGGGTGAAGCGGCCGAACGTGCGGCGCGTGTTGCCCAGCCACTCCGGATACCATTTGGCTTCGGCCTTGACGAAGACGC from Alistipes dispar carries:
- the ftsZ gene encoding cell division protein FtsZ — its product is MTDELMSEIKAPRTDGSIITVVGVGGAGGNAVNHMWNLGIRGVTFMVCNTDQQALDKSPVERKIRLGAEGLGAGNDPENGRRAAVETLPEIRQQLEEVGTKMIFITAGMGGGTGTGASPVIAKLAREMGLLTVAIVTSPLAVEGKIRYEQAFRGIEELRQNVDSLLIINNENILEIYGRLSLKQAFGKADDILASAAKGIAEIITVESDLVNVDFADVSKVMRDSGRAHMAVAVAEGDNRAEAVAEASLRSPLLDHNLISGAKNILLNISVSDADALMYEEVVRILEYIQAHASVQDDRGVIHNANIIWGTSEKPQLGNAIELVVVATGFEGDEEQHGMHPIVPAARNAEQPAAEPAAPVLEPIKPAAPKPAPRQPEQVVLGAKPTRYSNIEALLAKPAYQTRNSAFVVQTSGGRKEVLRDEAAGTSKEEPKGGSLFD
- the gldE gene encoding gliding motility-associated protein GldE, encoding MEETGSWIVFNGFEPRIAALCAVTLFLLCVSALVSGAETSFFSLSHNDVNRLKASRSASAGAVLRLLTDVDMLLATILVVNNLVNVCIVILTSGIIDSLFTFLRFEFLFKTVLVTFLLLLFGEILPKVLAQTVPVGFASAVARPLLALRRIFYPLSYALVHASSRISEKAAHRSEISLDELADAVDMTQSSCREEHVMLSGIVSFVNTEVQEIMKPRVDMTALDIKDDYETVKRTIIESGFSRIPVYEEDMDNIRGTLYVKDLLPYINNDRDFAWQQLIRKPFFVPEHKKINDLLADFQTNKIHMAVVVDEYGSTLGLVSLEDIIEEIVGEISDESDNDECFYTRLDARSYLFEGKTHLGDFERILELGEDAFADVRGEAETLAGLMLELKRDFPRKGDVFTAHDIRFTVQETEGHRIDKIRVDLL
- a CDS encoding 4'-phosphopantetheinyl transferase family protein gives rise to the protein MKRLLTLAPMTEAEAAPWVTGEELATAAGFGSAVRRAEFLTWRAAVRRELGRDVRIAYDANGAPCLPGRAERISVSHCPGRVAVVLSEGPCAVDIESETRNFGRVIARYMTPCERRLSESALWPAVAWCAKEALYKYAGRRELDLLRDLRLLEADLGEGFDPLPGVSSGVGVTAASAGTGVPGEEPVGTADGAAGKVTGSVCGGAPVTLSVLRAAGYLLVFRY